The Rhinolophus ferrumequinum isolate MPI-CBG mRhiFer1 chromosome 21, mRhiFer1_v1.p, whole genome shotgun sequence region caaagagagagagacacacggACCTGGAAGAGGGagcgaggcacagagaggctcaGCCGAGTTCAAATGCTCCTGCAACTTTGCTCTTTATTTTGGGGCCAAATATGACCCACATCTTTGACAGTCAGCCCTCCAATTAGTGTTAGCTTCACCTGGGCAGGTGGCCGACCTCTGAAGAGGCTGGCAGAGGGGCCCCGAGGGAGCGAGCAGTGGTGGGGGGGGGGCTTCCATGTCCACCCCATGAATGTGATTAGAAAACAAGTGGGAGGCTGGGGTCCACAGGGCAACAATTCCCCGTGACTGACCCCGCTCCGACTGGGCCCAGCGTCCTGAGACTTTGAGCAGGAGGCGTGgtgggtgcaggggtgggggtgggggtgaaggcgGGGCCCCGCCTCTCACCTGCGCTGGTAGGTCTGGATCTGCTGCTCGATGTGCTCCCGGTAGGAGCGCTCGGCGGTCTTCTGGGTCACGGCCACCAGCTGGATCAGCTCGGACCTGGGTGGGGGAGCAGAGGAGGCTGCAGGCCTGGGTAGGAGCACCAGCGgggcctgcccaccccaccccgacCTTCAGGAGCGCTAAGGCAAGACACACGCCCGCCTGGGTCCTGGGACTTCGAAGAGCAAAACACTGCCCTCGCCAAGCGGACACACGGAGGGTCCAGCCAGCCCCGGGAGGgtgggcgggcgggcgggcgagGGCCGCAGACCGGCACCTGCGGTCACTCACTTCTCGAGGGCCTTGAGGATGTAGTTGTAGTTGTTGTGCAGGAAGATGGCGCTCAGAGCAGGGTCCTCATACACCTTGGACTTGCTCAGCAAGTTCAACTGCAGGTTGCCCAGGACTTTACCTGCACAGGGAAGGATGTGGCCATGTCCACAGGGCAGTTTGACCAAAATGACCCAACCCCAGGACCCACCTTCACTCCTCGTGCCTCCCCGACCCCAGACGCCACACGCCTCAGCGGCCCTTTGCCCGGCCCCCTCGCCCCTGAACCAGAGGTTAAGTTGCAATTGCAAAGGTCAGGGGGGCCCAGGACCATGACCAGGAATAGCAGGACAGCacaaaagaggaagggagaggcggGGACAGGGCGTGGGCGGCCGGCTCACGAGCGCTCACAGATGTAGGTGCTCAGCAGGCGCTTGCTGAACTCGGAGCTGTAGCTGGTGGCGGAAGAGCTGGTCTCTGTGTGTGAGGAGAAGCACTGTCACTGCAGCAGCACACGCCAAGGCCCTCTCCAGTCTGCCTCAGCCCAAGGGGCAACTGAGGGAACGCGGGAGGGGCCCAGAAGGTGCTGGGAGAGGGCTGCCGGCTCGCTGCAGGAAGGGGCAAGCCCCTCTATGGTGACTGGTAGGCCATGATCAGCAGGAAGGCTGGCAGGACAGGAGCGGGACATCCCTGCCCTCCAGCGCCCGAGCCTTGCCGGGCAGTATCTGCAAGGCCCATCTACCCATTTGGCGGCCGCAGAGTCAGAATGGACTCCCatggcctctcccagcccccactcccaccccctgctCTACTGGGCCCTGCTGGATAGAGGGGACATGCGGACTACACCAAGTGGAAGGCCAcgggggggagggtgggagtgggacGGAGGTGCTGGGCTAGCCCGAGGGTGTCTTCAGGATGCTGGAGACAGCAGGGTGCCGCCTGGGTAagctcagagacaggaagtggccGTGCAGGATGCTGAGAGAGCTGGGAGCACCCTGAAGGGTCCCATGTCCCCTCTGACCCCCACTCCCCAATAGGTGCTGAGTCTGTCCCGGTGCCTCAGTCCCCAGGGAACCTCACCCGAGGGGGAGGATGGGGCTGAGAGCCCTGCTTACCTCGGGGGTCTAAAGGAATATTGTATGTGTCCCCAAGCACTACGGAGTGAAAGGCAGTGCgcacagaggggaaggagggagagacaaaGACAGGAGAAAGATGCAAAGTGCAAAAACAGGTTAGAAACGGCCATGTCGTCTGAGTCAAGCAGCCCACTCCCCACGACAGCCAGAGCACAGACAGCAGGACACACCCCAGCTGGACCCGCTGAAGACCAGGGGACACACAGGGAAGTGGAGACCTGGAGAACTGCAGGCCAGAGGCGGAGCCTTGGCTCCTCACCCCAAAATAGGCGCAGCAGGGAGGGCCCGGGGCCCCTACAAACTGGTCTGGCTCTCAGTGCCAGGAATGATGTGGAAAGGTGTGCCTCCTCAAGTGCCAAACTCGGGAAGACACCAGGCTGGGCCTGAGATGCCAGCCCCCAAAAGGATCAGCTGTGTGTGACTCGTTAGAAGGACAGGCGAACACaagaggaggtggagaaatgTGGAGGGAGGAGCAGGAAGGGCACCTTCCCTCTGTGAGTGCTCTGCAGAGGGAGCCAAGGGGGTGGAGTGAGGTCGGGAAGCACGGAGGGCCCACCAGCTCAGCGGTCCTGCCACAGGCCACACCTCTGTCCCACTCCACAGGGCTGGGGGAAATCTCACCAGGGGGGCCAGTGCCCCCGCAGGGGCCTACTGCATGTCTCCAGgcaagagggaggaggaggacatAGGGCAGGGGGCCCTGCTGGGAGGTGCCAAGTACCttgggaggccagcatggcaccCGCCGTCTCCTGGAAGTCCAGGAGCTGCTGCAGGAAGAGGATGGCCTGCATCGGAGAGAGAATGGGTCCAGGAAGAAGGTCATGGCCAGGAGCCAGAGGTCAAATCACCTCCCACAAGGCACCCCTTGTGACCATTCCAGGCAAGTGCAGGGCCAGGGGTCTGTCCAGTGAAAAGGGTGGCTGCAAACTTCATGTTTCGCATTTTGGGTTGGCCAAGCACTTCACGTTCCCTCTTGCCATTAGCCACTGGTGGTGAAGGCATGGGTGGCTCTGGGCCAGGCtggacccctcccctccccaggtgaccttgggcagtacCTACATTGCTTGTGAGCTCGTGCACAGTGCCATCCTTGGGCATGTTGTATTCCTTGTCCGGGTCATTCTGTGGAAAAAACAGCCCGATTCCCTAAACAGCTCCCAAGCAGGCCCTGGCCCCAACCCACACCGGTGGGCCTGCTCATGGCGCCACCTCCTGGCAGAGAGGTGTCAGGACGCCTCTCAGGCACAAAAGTGAACAAGACAGGAATGCCTGGAAAACTGGGGCAGGAGCTTTACCATTGGGATGCCCGGGAAAGAAAGGGAGGCCGTGGGTGCTGACAGGAGACCAGTGAGGCCTGCCCTCTGAAGGAGTGCCCGAGCCAGGTCATGGTGGCCCTGCCCACAGCCACGCAAGCTGGCTGCCGCAGTGGAAGGAGGGACATCACCTTGATATTGTCGGCAAAGTCCTCCAGCGCTTTGGCTCCAACCGTCTCCATGGAGGTGATGAGGCTGGGCAGCTTGTTCTTGGTGCTGGCGGCCGTTCCCTGAGGAAGCACACGGCTGCACAACAGGCCCGGGCCCGGCCACTGTCCTCAGCCACAGGCTGTGCCTACAGCTCAGCCTTGTTCCCAGCTGCTTCCCGCCCCTCACCCCAGCCGGCTGCCTCTCGTCCTACACAAAACTTGTGAGCTGCTTCCATTCACCCTCAGCAGATTCTCTTGGGAGACCACGCgggactcctcctcctcctcctccttgtgtCACCAGGGCCTTCCCCCcacatacctggagcacctggtcAAACTCAGGCTTGGTCTGCTTCAGGTGCCGCAGGATGGGGAAGACGGTGAGCACCGCGGAGAAGTCGTGTCTGACGATGGCCTTCCGCGCAGCAGACACGATATTCTCCCCCTCGAGCATCAGCCCGTCTAGTGCGTCCTGAGAGAGGGACCAGGAAACCgctggggggggggcagaggggtgggggctggttcCCAAGGGGGCACCTGGAGGGGTGTGGGGGCAGCCACAATGCTTCCgatggggaggtgggaggtgccAACTAGGTCACACCACCCAGGATGCCAGGTGGAGGTGGTGGCTGTATCTGTGGGCCACAGACAACAGGCCTGGCCCGAACTCAAGCTTCTGCAGTGACAGCTCTTGCTGGGGCATCTGGGCAGGGCCCGGGGGTGGGGCGGGACAGTCCCTGGGGGTGGAGAAGGTGGGGGGGCGGGCGGGgcaggcggggggggggggggcaggcacCGGGGGCGGGGCAGGACCTGTATCAGGGAATCAAAGGTCTTTTTCTGATGGTGCTCAGGGATGATTTCCGTCAGCAGCTGGTACTCGCTCTGGGCCAGCTTGACGAAGGCACTGACGCAGTGGATGTAGGCATCGGTCTCCACGTCCAGCATGTCATCTCTCCCTGTGGGGACAGTAGTGCCGCTGAGCTGCTGATCTGGGGGCAGCCCTCTCCCTGCTGTGGGGGCACGGGGGTCCCCAGACGGGGAGGAGGGAGACTGATCTGGCAGAAAGCTGGGGACTCCAGCAGGCCCGACGGGTTCAAGGAGAAAACAGGCCGTGTCCAGCCTTTCTCCTGGCTTCTTTCAGCTCTGGCATGGACAGGTACTGGAGGTGATTGGGGGGGGTGGATAAAAGGACACGGAAGGAAGATCCCGGAATCGATTTTCTCAATAGGGTATGTCGGATCCCCGGATTAAGGGTTCTCAATTATACTGCAAAGAGGGCAGCCAGGGACGGACAGGTGGCAGTGTCCCCCTCAACGAGGCAGGCAGGCACTGCGGTCATCCATCTCAGAACATGCTGGGCCTGTGAAGGCAGTTACCAGACCAGCCAGGCCTTCTGGAACATGTAGGAAGGCGGTGGGCTACGGCCTGGGAGGGTAGCTAGCATGAGGTCAGAATTTGAGAAGAGGCAATGCGAGCCCCAGAGAGGGAAGGCTCCTTGGTTGTCGGCTGCCCCAGGAAGAGGCTGGGTCCCACTACCAGAGGCTGGGGCAGGCAGCCTAGTCCTGTGCACCACGGGATGGGCCCCCAGGAATCAGCACTTTGCAGCTGTAGCTGGAGTCAGGGCTCAGGGCTCCCTGTCTGTCCTCCAGGGAGCTGTCTTCCCTGACTGCCCACTTTCCAAGTAGCAGCAACTTCTCCCCTTGGCCCAGGCTCTGAGAGCCAGGTGTGCACTACCATCTGGAGAGAGGCAAGGAGACTTAGTGCCCGAGAGAGAGACTGGAGAGAGAGGCGAGCAGGCCTGGCCGCTCCTCGGAGCAGAGCAGCCAGCTGAGCCAGGCTGGGACAGGCCCTGCAGTGACAGCTGTGAAGGCCCTCGGGCTGGGCTGCGGTACTCACCGGCCAGCGGCCCGTGCTTGTCGTTCAGGGCCTCGGACAGGTGCTTAACTCGGAAATCATGCTCGTGACCTAGCAAGACGTCGGCCGCACAAATACAAGCAGCGTTTATCCAGGGGCCGGGTGAGCTGCCCCTTGGGGGACTGGGAAGAAGCCCTCGATCTCCAGGAGGGGGTGTGAGGTAGGGTGTTGGGGCAGGGGCATTGGAGAGGGCTCTGAGCCCCTCCTCTGCCTCAGACCACCTTGGGAACAGCCGTTTCAAGCCTGACGTGCAGTGCCCTGGACCACCCTTGGGAGCTGGTTTCCCCAAGCCCGGAGGCCAAGAGAAAGCGGCAAGGACCAAGGAACGTTCTGAGGAGCTGCCGGAAGCTACAGAGGGGCTGCTGCTCGGCCCCAGGGGGTTATCTTGCCACGTACCGGGAGAGACCAGTTAGAGAAATGTCACTGCAGAGTGAATGGGAACAGCCTTCTTTCATACCCTAGCATCATACATTTGAAGGAGGGTCAGGTCCATCAGGCTGGGGCTGTCCTTCCTCGGataggagggaggaagggacatgTCCTGCCAGCTGCCCATCCCCTTGCTACACACACCCCGCTTTCTGAAGTTCGGGGTGGAGGGGGTGGCCACGTGGCCTAGGTCAGTTTGGTCCTGCCACTGCTGGTCTAAGCGTGAAAGGGCTGCCCGTGACAAAGAACTTTCTCTGAGTTCAAACAGGAGACAAGGACagacagggaggggagggagtgggaagCCTCAGGGAGGGCAGAGCTGCCGTCAGCCAGACAGGACCAGGCCGAGGGCCACGAAACCTGTCGGCGCCAGCTGGAGCGAGTGGCCCAGGGCCCTGTAgttccctccctgctcccttctcGGGGTTTCTCCCGAGGCCCTCCTGGGGGATTGGAGGCTCTGCCCTGCCACATGAGTGAACACatggtggaggaggagggaacagGAGAGGAACACAGGGTGATTACCTTCCAGAGGAATGAGGTTAGAGCCCCCCTTTTTCCCATCTAGACCATGCTGGGAATATTGTTTCAGAAGGTTCTGAGCCTTCCGGATCGTCCCTGTCACCAGAGCCACACAGAGAGGAGATAAGAAGACCTAGGAAACGAGTGAGAGAAAACAGCAGCGGCCCTCCACCTGCCCCCCGGCCCCACACCCGGCCCCCAACAGTGAGCATGCCCAGTACCGTCTCTCCCAGCAGGCCCTTCCCCAGGACCGCCGGACACCCTGCAGATGGAGATGAAGGAACGGACACATTTCGCTCCCCAAATGGACCTCCTGATTCTGCTACAGACCCTCAATGTTCTGGATCTGAGCTCATTTTAGGAAGTGCAAGGAGGGTGAAGGAGAGGAGGTGAGCAATAATCCACCAGCGGAAGCCAAAGTGAAAAGTACGACTGAGTGGCACTGAAATCAGAACAGATGAGGGCTGGAGCCGCTGATGACGGAACTCTCACACCCTGAGGGCACAACCAGGTGGCAGAGCCTGGGTACCTCGAAGGCAGGAGGCCTGCGCCCCGCCCCAAATGCCAGGCAGAGTTTCGGGCATGCTCAGTGTTGGGACTTGGCCAAACAGTAGTCCACGGAAAGCAGCACCTGGGAGCTGGTGAGGGGAAGGCCCTTCCTGGGAGAGCGGTCCCCAAGACGGAAGGCTTGGAGACCCGGAAGCAGCCTGGCCCCACGCACCAAAGGTACCCAAACCACTGAAGCAATTGGGAAAAACTCAAAAGCTGAGAGGGATTAACAGAAGTCACCCCGCGGAGAGTGGAGGGAGGGCAGCAGGAAAAGGTACATGCTTTTggcatgggggaaaaaaacaacagttaGTGTCACAAGTGAAAACAATGCAAACAAAACTGCAGCGCCCCCAGCCTCCAGGGTCAGCCACCTCTGGGGGAATGAGACGCCTCAGGGCAGAAAACGAGGGGAAACAAAATAGCATCTCCAATAGGTGAGTACAGCCGCCTTGTTAATAAAACGTACTGGGGAAGGGAAGCGCCCATGAGCGTAACCCTGGTCCCTCTTCCCTGGGTCCTGACGCGCCCCACTAACGGCTGGGGTGAAAAAAGACAAGGTCTGGAGGGGCTCATTTCTTTCTGCTTGCACCACACCACAGTTAGCTTCTAGTAACCAAGTTCAAGGCCCCGGCTCagcctctctctccctgtgttCAGAGCGCAtcagactcctgacccacaaCCGACTGGGAGCAGATGGGCTGGCCAGCACACTAGCATGGATGGGGGTCAGGGCTGCTGGTCCAGCAGCCACCAAACCCATCAGGCGCCCAATTACCACGGACGACGCTGAGGTTGTTTCATTACTGACCAACTGAGGCCCCCTGCTCTTCTTTCCAGATCCAGGAACTGATGTCCCCGGGCCTGATTCCCTAGTTCCTGACATCGGTCCTGAGCCCACCAGCTCCTGACAACTCTTGAAACCCCACAGAAACCACGGGGACACTCCCGGCCAGTTTTCCTCTTGGGTCTACAAGCCAACGACAGATTAGGTCCCTCCTCCTGGTAGGCCCCCGCCCCTGCATGGCCACCAAGCACTCTTGGGGCAGAGCCCATCGGGTCCTGGGGCATCTAAGGACCCATCAGAGAAGAGGCGGGGAAGCGAGCACAGACGGCCAAGCCCAGGCAGCCTCCCGGAGACAGCCCCTGCCCAACACACAAAGGCACGGAGGTGACTGGCCCGTGCAGGCTGGCTCAGTGGAGTCACCGTTTGCAGCAGGCAGGTTTGCTGGGAGGGCGGCCAGGATGTTCACACTGCAGGGGAAAAGGCAGTGCGCTTCCTTCTAGGGCCACCCAGCTTCCCTCACGCTCTGCTCTGCCATTTCTCCAAACCCTGACGAAGGCTTTTGTCAGTGCGAACAGACACTCTGCCCTCCGACGGGCACGGGTAGGTAGGGAGGGACTGGACATATGAAGGGTGTAAGTGCTACACAAAGCCGTTGTCACAAGGGACACGTCCCACGGGCCACGCTGGGGCACGTGCCTGTGGCAGCCCCTCAGCCAGTGCGTCCCAGCCTCTCCTTGAGCAACACCTCTCAGCAGCCCGAGACAGCCAGGCTTGCCAAGCGACAGCTGACACACAAGACACTGTTTACCTGGAGTACAGGCTACAGGGGCATTACATGATGAAGGACAACGAGCTATTCACCCAGGACACCAACGACCCATGGCCTCGGCCTCTGTCCCCTCAACTGCCCTCCCTCGACTTTCCCACATGAGGCACTGACTTTGCAATGCAGCCTGAAAGCCAGATTAAGCTCTTCAGAGGACGGGCTGGGAGTTTTCTCCTTTGGACTGCCTGCGGAAGTCTCCCCATCCACTTCTCAGTATGCGTCACTTCAAGCCACCCTGACTTTCTGGAAGGTGAAGGCGAGCCTCCCCCCGTCCCAGCCCATGGTCTTGTCTGCAGCAGCATGCCTGGTCTCCTGACAGACCACGAGGGAGGGAAATGGAGCCCAGCAAGTGGCTTTGCCCTGGCACCCCCAAAACTCTGTCTCTCCACTTCCGTGACCCCCTGCTCACTCCAAAGACGTTTATGTAACCCCCAGACTCTGCTGAACGGAAGGAAGAGCCTCTCTCGATGGAGTCCTTGCTAGGTGGATAGACACTTGCTTTCTGTGCTTTGTTCCTACAGTTGGGGGTGCCTAAGGAGGAGCTCTGGAAGGGCCGAAGCTGCTAACTGCAGGGTGGCCGAAAGCAATCCAGGGCCTGCCGCCTTCTGGGGTGGGGACTCACCTGGCCGCTTGATGGGCTTCTTGGTGGGTGTGTCCTTCCTTTTGTTGGGGATAGCAGGGGAGTAGGGAACCCCGGAGGAAGAACTGCTCTTCCGGAAATGCTCCTTCAGGCCTTTGATGGAGCGGTCCAGCTGGCTGGAGCGGATCTGGTAGTAGACGTTCATGAAATCTGGGGAGAGACGGGTGACAGCTGTGGCAGCAAGGGTTGCTGCCTGTCTTACCATAAGAACCACCCTTTCTCCTCCAGATCAGCCCTGCAGACCACCCACTTCTTCTTGCTAGACCTCCTGAGCGTCTGCTCTGGTTTGCAGCCACCCACGTGGCCTCTTCCCGAATCCGGCAAAGtcttaaaagggaaaaatccCGACAGAACTGATAATTAGTTGTAAGTTTTGAAggcaaggtttgttttttttaagataaaaaatatatagctggggtggccggttagctcagttggttagagcatggtgctaataacaccaaggttgccagttcgatccccacatgggccactgagagctgcaccctcctgaaaacaaacaaacaaacaaaacaatatacatatgtgtatacatatgtgtatatatatgtatatacaaagcTGACATCCAGATTCAGCTTGGTAAGGTGTCAAAGGAGGCAGGCAACTTATAGGAGGCAGAGAGACACAAATGTCAATGAATGAAAAACACACCATATCCTCAGCCAGTCACAaagtgcaaataaaaaaataaaaaccacaggaCCGCGGCAGCCTCATCAAACAGCTGGGATAAATAAAACTGATGAAGAACAAAGAGCCACGAGGCTGCGACGGGGCTATCAATCGGCCCCATCTGCCTGGACAGGAACTCGCGACTGCAGGGAAGCATCCAGATCTGTTCAGACAAATCTACCTGATAATCACGCCTTTGTGAAAATAACCCAAAGAACTCCGGAAATAAGAAAAGCAATTCACACAAGCATGCTCAGTGCGGCACTATTTATAAGTACTGAAAAGCCGGAAAATCCAAAAATGCAAATGATACGGACACTGTGGTACATTTCAGCAGTTCCCACCAAGGAAATTGCATGAAACTTCAATGTGGAAAATGGACCAACGCGCAGAGGCTCTGGCCGAAGGGCACTGAGGGGTCTGGACGCTGTCCACTGGCCTCCCTCTTATCCCAATGGAGTCTCCAGGCTCCCGCCCCCCtttgtgcccccccccccgcctcagCACAAGCCACGACGTGCTCATGTGGTCAATACATGGCGACCCTGACACCTGTCACCAGTCCTTGAGGGATGGCAGGGACCATGGTAATGCACACGGACAACTTGCTACGTGCCCACGCTAACAAAGAGAATGTAGAGGGCTGAAAAGCTGCAACTCGAATATTCactggaatttttgttttctaaaatttttgctTAACTCGagattttttgatttttaatccCAGGACTGGCAAAAGCAATGCTGGTACCACCATGCCATGGAATAGTATGCAGCTGTTAAACAGAACGAAGCAAATATACGTGAACTGATGTGGAACAATCTCAGGGCCTATCACAAGCTAAAAATCAAACACTTGGAGGTGTTTAGTACGCTCCTTTCCATGTGGGAATGAGGACAGGTTACACAtccattccttctctctctcgTACACATTCTGAGCTGCAGAAGAATTTTTTGGAAGGGTATAAATAAACCTGAACAGTTCTCATCTTTGGGTTATCATATTGTAGGCATCCGGGAAGTGAGGAGATGGACTTACGGTTTTCACCCGAGGCTTTCTGCactctttgaaaattttataattaaccccaaaaaaaccccacaggaACATAGGTATGTAAATAAAAGCTTGAGTTTGGCTTGTTTCACAATTTGATACATCAGCTGTACATTTATTGCTATTGTTTCCTATTAAActtctttctttaggaaaaaaacacaatacgCAGGTAGGTTAATGAAATAAAGGTAAATGCCCctctccctggccctgccctggggtCCTGCCGCCGGGCCCCCTCACCTTGGTTGTGGCCGTAGTCCACAAGCCAGCGGGAGATGCGGACGACATCCAGGAGCACGCCCTCGGGCAGGTGCTCCAGGGACATCTCCTCCTGGACCTCCAGCTCGTCCTCGCCACTGATCAGATCCAGGATGAGCACAGGGGACACGACCTTACTGTGCCGGGTCATCAGGCTACGGAACTCGGACTCCAGGGACTCCTTTCCCCGCTCAAATAGCAGCTTCTGCAGGGACAgccgaaggaaggaaggaaggaaaggaaggaagtaggaaagaaggaaggaaggaaggaaggaaagaaggaaaggaaggaggtaggaaagaaggaaggagggagagagggaaggaagaaagggaagaaggaagggagggagggaaaaaagaaggaaaaaggaaggaaggagggaggcaaggaggaagggaggaaggaaggaaagagggaggaaggaagaaggtcCGCTTTGGCATTCAGCTAGCCCTTCCCTTCCGCCCGCCTCCTCTGCCTTCAAGTCCTTTAATCCAGAGAAGAAATGCCAGGAAGCCCTCCTTTAGTTTCTTTACCTCATGTTCTCTCGAACTGTATGTTAACAGGTGAAACCTAGGGTTTTATAAGAagtaggtgcttcataaatattggTGGATTATTTTCTCACTGCACTATTAACGTCTTCTTGTGAGAAGAGGGTTTGCAAAAAAAGGAATAGGTACTTTAGACTATGTCACATTAAAAACTTTCGTGTTGCAAATGATACCATCAAAAAGACAACCcgcagaatgagagaaaatatttgccaatcacatatctgataagggacagGTATCAACATACgagagaattgaaaacacatgtccaggcttcaggatcactgaagaccggccgcatcatcaattgtgttcCAGGTCTATATGCAATTTCCAGAATTTTACACATCAGATAATCCAACACCAGATGCCTCAAGATGGTCATTATTGAACCAACATATTTTTGAGGATTATTTTACATTCAGATTTTTGGCTACCGGGCATATCTGACAGCAGAGTAAGTTGAATGATGCTCCAGCACTGAAGTGAGCCACCACTGTTGATCCTGGACCTGCTGGGGGGGCACTCTGCTGCAGTCCAAGTTCAGCTGCGACCTGTACCCTGCTCAGGACCACCTGACATGAGTCCCAAAGCAATCCACAGGTGGCAGCCACCAAGGCTGGGCTTGGACGTGTCTGGGAAGAGGCCAAGCtacaaactgaggctggctgccactagtgccaggcttggggctgctcagcaagaggtagaCTGCTTTTTTCAAGACATGCCATGAAGACAAAtgctggaaaagaaacaaacaaacaaacctttcTTCTAAATCTAAACTGTTCATTATTTATTAACTATCACTTTGATTGCAAACAAGTGGTTAATGTAATGTATGTGTCTGAACACTGTAACAagaattcttaaaagaaatagatatatttttttataagatGCATTACACTTCCAGAATTAATGACATGCTAAATGTATTCAAGTTAGCATATTATGAGGAAAATGTCATTCATTTAAATGCAATTTTCAGGGAACATATTAATTAGTCCTAGCTTGCCTTGAAAAGAACACATTATTTATGCtttatgaaaatagagaaaaatagcaCAGTGTGCCATTTGATGAAATGCTTTGGTCTGAAcatgagaaagaagacaaaggatTTATAATTTACTCTCCATAAGCTTCTGAAAACCCTACAACTTCTGAAATAAACAGTtcaacaatcaaaaaaaaaaaaaaaaacacatgtccacacaaagcgTGAACACCAAgggttcatagcagcatttttcataatagccaaaaagtggagtACCCATCaagtgatgaataaataaaatgtggtataatcacacaatgcaatattatttggCAACACAAAGGAATGAAGCATTGACATGTGCTACAATGTAGATGAACCTTataaacatcatgctaagtgaaagaagccagacacaaaaggtcacatattgtacgATTCTGTTTATATGAGAGGTCCAGAACAGGCccatctatagagacagaaaatggctTAGTGATGACAGAGGCTGGGTGAatagggaagggagggaagaagagtgaCTATCGTGGGTTCGGGTTTCTTtttcaagtgatgaaaatgttctaaaactgattcTGGTGATGTTGTACAATTTTGTGATTATACTAAAACCAGTGACTTTTATACTTTAACTGGGTGAATTTCAttgtgtgtgaattatatctcaatacggATGTtaaaaagagagagcgagagcgagagcgagagagagaggagtTGGGGTGTTTctgctaaaataaaaagtcagtcCTCTAAGGTAAACCTATAGTTTTACACCTTTTGCATTCTCCTTCTCTACCTCACTCCCACATCCAAGCTCTAGCACAGAGCTCTTCACTTTGTGATCCAAACTGGGTAGTGACCCTCAAAAATAAAGCTCTCCAGCCGCACCCCTGACATCCCAATCTCTGAGAGCAGGCCCCCCAACCATGAACTGCAGTAGACTGGTTATACTGGAGAGCCAAGGTATCGACCCTGGCAGTCCTCCAGGCAGCCAGGTGgggctgtgagcagccagagacATACAAATATCCTCCTTTCTGACAGAGACCATGATGGAAGAAAA contains the following coding sequences:
- the EXOC7 gene encoding exocyst complex component 7 isoform X3, with translation MGVIGTGAERARTLRQNTGSGSLRVEGMIPPQEASARRREIEDKLKQEEETLSFIRDSLEKSDQLTKNMVSILSSFESRLMKLENSIIPVHKQTENLQRLQENVEKTLSCLDHVISYYHVASDTEKIIREGPTGRLEEYLGSMAKIQKAVEYFQDNSPDSPELNKVKLLFERGKESLESEFRSLMTRHSKVVSPVLILDLISGEDELEVQEEMSLEHLPEGVLLDVVRISRWLVDYGHNQDFMNVYYQIRSSQLDRSIKGLKEHFRKSSSSSGVPYSPAIPNKRKDTPTKKPIKRPGTIRKAQNLLKQYSQHGLDGKKGGSNLIPLEGRDDMLDVETDAYIHCVSAFVKLAQSEYQLLTEIIPEHHQKKTFDSLIQDALDGLMLEGENIVSAARKAIVRHDFSAVLTVFPILRHLKQTKPEFDQVLQGTAASTKNKLPSLITSMETVGAKALEDFADNIKNDPDKEYNMPKDGTVHELTSNAILFLQQLLDFQETAGAMLASQVLGDTYNIPLDPRETSSSATSYSSEFSKRLLSTYICKVLGNLQLNLLSKSKVYEDPALSAIFLHNNYNYILKALEKSELIQLVAVTQKTAERSYREHIEQQIQTYQRSWLKVTDYITEKNVPVFQPGVKLRDKERQMIKERFKGFNDGLEELCKIQKAWAIPDTEQRDKIRQAQKHIVKETYGAFLHRYGSVPFTKNPEKYIKYRVEQVGHMIDRLFDTSA
- the EXOC7 gene encoding exocyst complex component 7 isoform X5; its protein translation is MGVIGTGAERARTLRQNTGSGSLRVEGMIPPQEASARRREIEDKLKQEEETLSFIRDSLEKSDQLTKNMVSILSSFESRLMKLENSIIPVHKQTENLQRLQENVEKTLSCLDHVISYYHVASDTEKIIREGPTGRLEEYLGSMAKIQKAVEYFQDNSPDSPELNKVKLLFERGKESLESEFRSLMTRHSKVVSPVLILDLISGEDELEVQEEMSLEHLPEGVLLDVVRISRWLVDYGHNQDFMNVYYQIRSSQLDRSIKGLKEHFRKSSSSSGVPYSPAIPNKRKDTPTKKPIKRPGTIRKAQNLLKQYSQHGLDGKKGGSNLIPLEGHEHDFRVKHLSEALNDKHGPLAGRDDMLDVETDAYIHCVSAFVKLAQSEYQLLTEIIPEHHQKKTFDSLIQDALDGLMLEGENIVSAARKAIVRHDFSAVLTVFPILRHLKQTKPEFDQVLQGTAASTKNKLPSLITSMETVGAKALEDFADNIKNDPDKEYNMPKDGTVHELTSNAILFLQQLLDFQETAGAMLASQGKVLGNLQLNLLSKSKVYEDPALSAIFLHNNYNYILKALEKSELIQLVAVTQKTAERSYREHIEQQIQTYQRSWLKVTDYITEKNVPVFQPGVKLRDKERQMIKERFKGFNDGLEELCKIQKAWAIPDTEQRDKIRQAQKHIVKETYGAFLHRYGSVPFTKNPEKYIKYRVEQVGHMIDRLFDTSA
- the EXOC7 gene encoding exocyst complex component 7 isoform X2; translated protein: MGVIGTGAERARTLRQNTGSGSLRVEGMIPPQEASARRREIEDKLKQEEETLSFIRDSLEKSDQLTKNMVSILSSFESRLMKLENSIIPVHKQTENLQRLQENVEKTLSCLDHVISYYHVASDTEKIIREGPTGRLEEYLGSMAKIQKAVEYFQDNSPDSPELNKVKLLFERGKESLESEFRSLMTRHSKVVSPVLILDLISGEDELEVQEEMSLEHLPEGVLLDVVRISRWLVDYGHNQDFMNVYYQIRSSQLDRSIKGLKEHFRKSSSSSGVPYSPAIPNKRKDTPTKKPIKRPGTIRKAQNLLKQYSQHGLDGKKGGSNLIPLEGHEHDFRVKHLSEALNDKHGPLAGRDDMLDVETDAYIHCVSAFVKLAQSEYQLLTEIIPEHHQKKTFDSLIQDALDGLMLEGENIVSAARKAIVRHDFSAVLTVFPILRHLKQTKPEFDQVLQGTAASTKNKLPSLITSMETVGAKALEDFADNIKNDPDKEYNMPKDGTVHELTSNAILFLQQLLDFQETAGAMLASQETSSSATSYSSEFSKRLLSTYICKVLGNLQLNLLSKSKVYEDPALSAIFLHNNYNYILKALEKSELIQLVAVTQKTAERSYREHIEQQIQTYQRSWLKVTDYITEKNVPVFQPGVKLRDKERQMIKERFKGFNDGLEELCKIQKAWAIPDTEQRDKIRQAQKHIVKETYGAFLHRYGSVPFTKNPEKYIKYRVEQVGHMIDRLFDTSA